The Manihot esculenta cultivar AM560-2 chromosome 8, M.esculenta_v8, whole genome shotgun sequence genomic interval CCCCAACCACAACCTTTTGTAATAAATGGAATCTCTACTTAATCCAATGTACTTTTGGCAGGCCGTAATGATTTGATTACGGTTGTACTACACCTTGCCTAGTACTCAAAGCATACAGTTATTTACAAACCCTTTCGGAGACAGGCTTGCAATCTCCACTAGCAAGGAAAGAAGAAACTAATCTCCTCATGTTCAACTCGTCCGGCTACATTTTCCCCCATTTGAGAGTTAAAACAAAATTTAGGGTTTCTCTGATAAATTACAGCCACAACAGCTATGAAAAATAATTCTTGAAGGAACATGTGGATACCAAGAAATGTCAACCTAACATGAGCGAGGACTTTCTGAAGAAAATAGCCACAGAATATTTTTGTTGTAGAAAAGCAGTAGCTGGATAATCAACCTGCCCTAATCCTTGAAGACCACAATGTTAACATCACAGCAGTGCACATTCCTATCTGTTCAAAAATTCCCTCTCAACAACACTAAAAACCATCTTCAGCCGATCTTCCAAATTTGAGATAATGTTCTTTGTAATCCTTTTCTGATGTTTAGTCCTCTTCTGCCATGCAATTCCGATGAATACGTGTACATGACATCCTCTCGGTTTGGAGGGCACATCCTCAACTTGGTATCTCAACTGCAGCTGCTGAGGATATAATATGCTAATCAATTATGAGAagcaaagcaaaaataaatacataataaataaattctgaacAGAACTAATAGCACCATGTACAGGGTTAAACTAACAGTCACATTACACTCATACATTAAAATTGTCACCAAGTGGAACTCCATGGAGAGTCATAACCTCTTCCACAAGCCAGCCTTTACTATCAGATAGAGGGTATTTCTGCTGTGTACTTGTCGCCTCTCCTCTATAACGAGAGATTTGCTGATCGAATCTGTAATAAATTTGCCTCTCATACACATCATCCTTCTCCAATTCCCATGGGGTGTAAGAATAGTTAAGACAACCAGCTTTCTCCATTGCTTTTCGTTCCAACTCACCCCCATTGAACAGCTCCATTAAGAAATTGGTCTAGCGCACAATAATTACTGTCAAATAAAAAGAGATAAATCTGCAAAATGTGCAAACTTAGATCCACAAATTAACAAGTTATGGACATGAGAATGGCATGCATGTAATATATGTGCACTGGGGGGAAGGAGGGAGGGGAGGCAACTTACTGGGACAGAGACACCAGAAGAATAAACCTCAGATAGGTTGACGTCCTCAAGCCCAAATAAGGATTCTTCAGTTTGGAGGATTTTAGCTTCTGATTCCTCTTCAACTATTTCCGCCGTTTGTTCAGGAGTCAATGCTCTAGCCTTCCATAAAGCCATGATTGTCCTATGCAATGGGCACAAATATAGTAAGCATATTTATAGAAATTCCTATCTTTTATTGTCATATAACCTCTTTCTACACATATGCAAGGGACTTGGAGATGATGAGAAAAATGCTTTCAAGTATTGGACAATGCCATCTTTATCTGTATTTTACATGATTTGTTAGTACGCCAGTTATGATAACAGTATGCTAATGAAAAATAATGAATTATATGAACACTCCTTTGCTTGGCATCCAGTTTATGACAAGcactaaggaaaaaaaaaaaataacgaaTACCTCTGAGTTCTCCTGTTACCATTTTTATATCGAGCCAAAGAAAATGTCTAGGAATAATGTAAGAACAACAAGTTTTGAGAATTAAATCATGTAGTCAAGAAAAACATGTCTTTGATTAGCCTTTCAAGATTACAGGAAATACTCTAGAATGGAATTGAACAATCAAGAAACAAGATGCACTTATTATGAACACTGAAGGATGCAAGAATTAGAATACATAGCAAGAGAAGCCCTAAAATCATATTGAGAAGCATGTTAATTTCCACTTGAAAGAAAACACATATTTGTATCAAATTATGAATTACCGTATTATCATACTCTTGATGTCAAAATACACAGAATTAGATGGGAAAGGCCAAAACAcctacattttataaaaacatattgaAATAACAATGTCCGAACTCTTTGTATAAATAAAATCCACTTCTAGCAAGAGTAAAGAACTACTCAGTGTCATCTGTTACCTATGTGCTACGTTGAAAGATACAAAGGACTGGAAATGGAATTTCAGCCTCCCATCTTCATCTTGTGTCTTTGCCCCATGTCTGGCATCCATACCTCTGCCTAGCCGAAGAGTAATAACAATAGTTGGACTGCCTATTGATGATAATGTAGGAGAATAAACTTGGATATCTTCTATATCCTCCCAAAGGAAGAAAAATTTAGTCTTCTGCCTAAACAAATTTGCATGGAACCCAATTATTCTTGCTGACAGAAATAGACGACCCTGAAGGGAAACAACAAAAAGTCAAGAACCCAAGAAGCAAGCATCACTTTAACTCATAAAAGGCTAAAATCCCATTTCACTATTTACAAACTATCAGAAAAGGGAATGCTCATCAAAGAATTCAAGATGCTAAATGAACCAACAGTACCTGCAAGAGCATTTTTCGCTTTAGTTGACAGGTAAAATCATTGATGAGAAATTCTTCTGATGGAAGTCCAAAAAGCTTTTGAAAGGCTGAATTTGTTTGTGGAGAGCGCAAGGTTATCTACAAAATGTCTcgattaagaattaaaaaaatatagaatacaaggaaaaaaaaagaaagataagcCACCATAACCCACTGACAATGTAAAAGTCCAGCACGGAATAGCCAGCAATATACCTTCTTCCCCACCTCTTTCTCCATCTTATTCAAGTACTCTTGAACAACATTATTGCCTCTTGTATTATTCAAGAAAATTCTAAGGTGCAGCTTCGACTGACATGCTTGTGCTAACTTTCCTCGTAGAGGAATCCACACATCAGAAAGATCTGATACATTTGATTTCACAAAATTAATTTCAGTATGTCCCAAAGACGTTATGTCATCATAAGGCCCATCAAAATCATAAACTTCCACGTCCAGAACAGAAGGAGGTTCATCCATTGCATCAAATTCAAATATTTCTGCAAAGACCAAGGATGTCCATCAAGATGTCCTCAAAGGACAATTTGCACCATATTTATCATCAAATTTAAAAGCactcatttataaaaattgcaCAATTCACACAACTAAAAAGTACTTTGAGCAATAATTCTGTGCTTTGAATGAGGAAACTGACAAAGAACAGTATCATTCACCATTCCACAGAGGATCAGATTTCTGGAACCTAATTGAGCTTGTTCTAGTTTGTCCATTACAGGTGAATACCACATATGGATCACAGAAGCCACTTGAAGAAACAGCTGCCAAATTACTTCCCTCAAGCAAGGCAACAGTAAGAAGCCAGCCCTCCCCTTGTGCTTTGACTCCATGATCACTTCCtacaaaaaaagaaatgattcaTATGAGAGTGAaccaaaagtttcaaattttttttcaaatacatTCCGACACACCACAAGAATAAATTAACAACATATGCATACACCTCAGACTCCCAGCTAGAGGCCAGAATAATCAGATGATATTTCATTTGCATTTGTGGATAAGGTGTTTGTTGAGTGTGAGGTTTACCCTTTTGTACTCTGGCCTGCATGAAACGAGAAAGTAACTGTAGCACTCTTTCGCATTGAAGAACCAGGACACCACACACAATGAGTTCACCAATTGAATCTGGTAAGTCAAGTCCCACAAACTCTAGCCCTTGAATTGGGCTGAGGGGGCATCTCCAGATGTGGACAAGTGCATACAATCCAATAAAAAATGTGGAAACTACAGTAAAGTTAGCAAAATATTGTACAGCCAGTTTCCAGTCTGACTGGGGTTCTGCCTCCAATGAAGCCAAAACCTGTTCCTTAGTGGATCCTATGTCCTTCACATCAACTGGCTTAACATTTTGGGATAATGTAGACGCAAACTGTTCAAAGCTATCTTTTAGGCCTTGTCTGGCTCCACTTTCTATCATTCCTTTCATCATGGTACTCTGCAAAAAATTCATTCTCCAGGATATTACCAAATGTGAAGTTTGTTCTCCTAAAGGCATCTCAGGGCCCGGAGTAATGCAGTAAAGCAATTCAGTTTTAAAGGTGCTTCCATACATAACATCTGGAGTGCTCACGCTCAATAAAACAGCAAAAACCTTCCCATCAGCTTTCACATATGTCTGTTCCTCAGTGGCCTTCACAGCCTTAATTAATTTGGTTGCAGCCTTGATATAAGTAACTACTCTTTTCAAGGTCTCACCATCACTCTCAAATCTCCATGGACCAAATTCCTGTTCTGTATTCCCCTGTAGATCTGCTAATGACCTTGGAAAACTTGAATCAGGTGAAAAAAGCAGAGAATTTAAATCTTGGGGAGCAATTATATAAAATTGGTCTACAAGGACACCTCCTGGTAGATTGCTTGGAATTTCATTTCCTGTATCTTTAGATTCCATTTCTCTCATTACTTCTACAAAGTCACCAGGAGAGGAAGGATCATCTGACTCATCATCACAAGCTTCAGGTTCAGCAGTTTCAGGTAGACCCGTATTGTCAAGTCCTCTATTACTCGCAAATGATGCTGTATCTGAATTTTTATTGAACATTTGAACAATTCTGACGGCAAATTTTTTTTGTGAACAGGACTTCTCCTCTTTAGGGGGTGCAAGTTCCTCAAATCTCCCTGAAGAGGATGAGCTTGAGAGACCACCACATGGCCTAGATGGAACTCCTGTGATTACATCTGCATTCTTCATCAATTGTGATGCTTGATCACCATTATTGTTCAAATCAACAAACAAATTGTTTTGAGAAAAACATATGCCTAAAAGAATCTCACCTGtcaaagaaaaagaagggaaaaaaaGATATACAGTTTCAATCAGTAAAATTTTGTCGCAATCAGGAGTCAGGACAACAATTAAGGTAAGTAAAACTACTTGAACTCTTAATTCCACCACAAATGAAAATCCTGCACTGAGAGAAAATCAAAATCTTGTGCGAGCAAGCATATGTAAAATCAAAACCAGGAAACTAATCTCACTTGGTAGCTATTGTGGGTGCAGAGCAGTGGAAAGTAACCAAATAGCCCAACAagggaaaaacaaaaagaatacATAATAACTCAAACGTCCAATTGGGGCAAAAAGTACTCAACAATATAAAAACGAAAGTTAAATAAACATACCACAGTCCTTGATCTtggattttttgtttttaggttGCAGAGCATACCAAGCAGTACCAAGAGACTTATTATCCGCGTCAAAAATTAGCGAGACTGGCACTTTAAGCTGCCCAACAAAGTCATCATTGAAGTACTTGTCCTCATCTAACACAGAGATTAGAACCTCCTCGTTCATGTCCTCAACCCGTAAACTGAATTCCTCTCCCCAATTTGGATTCAAGTTCTTCTTTACAACTTTGGTCTTGAACTTCTGCTTTCCCAGCTGCACTTTCACATACGTATCACTTAACCCATTTGAATCCGTTGCTGGCAAATTTCTTGCCTCCATTACACGAATAAGAAGCCTCATTTCTCCAAGAACAAATGTAAAAAGCTCAACttgaattgaaaataaattaaacccaCTATTCTTTAGAACTCAATGACAGAATAACAATGTCAAAAGCTACCCGTTTCTCATTATTTTCTATTCAGGAGAATCAATCGATTACCAGCAATAGACAGAACCCATTtgctataaaaaaattaacaaagacAAAAACAGCGTGATATTATGAGAGAGAGGATGAAATCAGTATTAAGGTatcataatttttcaattaaaaaccCTATGATCTGATGTCATTTGCTATCTGTAATCAAgagtttgaattaaattttgataCAATAAGGGAATGTTACAGAATGAACGGGATATGAGAAAGAAGCGAATCAAAACAACGAATGGGGGagattattttgatttaatgatTGAATAATTGAAAGAAGATAGACGTGAAAAACAGGGAATGATGGGAATAAATTATTACGAAGAAGATAGGAAGAAAGAAGATGGTGAAATGAAAGCTGAGAGAGGTACTTTCGCATACCCTTTATGTTTATtctgaataatttaataatttcaaatttgCAATTGCGCGTATGCTTGGGTACCTTGAGCCTAATCAGGTTACAGTGGTGGTGATGGGAAAACTGGGTCAGCCCATGCTTGGCTACCGTGaaaatgagagagaaaaagaaagaaaagaaaaagaatgaagGAAAAAGGGCaataatttatatgaaatttacTGTTggatttattcttttaatttttgttttaatttttaaatattgaggAAAAaggataatattaaattatcgaTGGATCATAATCCTCTCAtccaatttgaaatttaatatcattatttttcaaattgatttgataacattttatttttatgaattcttttattctgtattttatatttcaggttttaaattgcttaatgtttattttaaattccttgtaaaaaaaaaaacatttgttttaggTTAAACTGGTAATATAAAAAGTTAGGATATTAGAAAATCAATTTCAATACATGTACTAATTTaatcttatttattaattaaaaatatatgactTATATAATCTATActatatttgaattttattttttcattctcctataaaattataaataatttatttaaaattacaaattttacaagaatttaatttttaagtcatatatttttaaaatagttgaaattttaatagttttataagaattttttgtttttgtaaaatgaaaTGAAGGATaataaatgtattttattttaaaattttataattataaaggataaaatatataattagataCATTTATAGATTTAATCTGATAGTAAatacatttgaataaatttaaaaactattatATTCTACTAATTCAATCTCTAATgtctaatttaaatatatatatatatatatatatatatatatatatatatatatatatttgaataaatttaaaaactattatATTCTACTAATTTAATCTCTAATGTCTAATTCAATCTCTAATgtctaatttaattatatatatatatatatatatatatatatatatataattggattttttaagaaaaatacgtaattagatattattattattataatagaaAAAGTTTTAGAAAGGATGATTAGCTCAGACAAATGCTTTATTTGGTAATAAAAAGAACGGTCAATTTTACCTTTTTCAGGAAAAGTGGAAGAAAAATGGGTTTTGGTAAGATTTGAAGGGAACTTGCTTTTAAGTGAAAAACACTTTGTCTTCGTATGAATGATTAAAAGAATGCAATCTAAGCAaactaattctttttttttttaattctaattttttttagtaaattaaactttaccttttaaattttagtataattaataaaacaatATCTCCATTTTtagaattgaatacttaaatttctatatttttatttcgttCAAACTGAAATTTTTTCGTTCTAATAtctgttaaaaaaaaagaaataatttaaattccaTAAACACTCTTTCTTAAATTCTCCTTCTCTTTCTCATTTCATTTTCTGGAATTCCATTTCTCATATATTTTTATCCTTAGATTAGTCAAGATTAGTCAGAGCATCATTAGATCATACCCATAAATCTTCTATTCTCAAAAGAGGTGAGAGAGAGTGATAACTTATCTAGTTGGATTCAGAGCTATTTAATTATCGAATCTAAATGTTGAGACGAAGTAAACACCGGAGGTctctgatgtaatacccggctaaactccagTATTGAAATTCTAACTTTTCGACAGAATATGGAATCTCAAAACTGAAATCTTTAGAaggataaaatataatttttataaaatgaatttgaagtatttttaaaatatgttaaaaaaagTTTTAGAGGAGTTTTAAGATTCGGCAGTCGAAAGTGGCTCTTCCAGACACTTATAAAAGGCTTTCAGAATGTGAGAGATCCTTTTCCATTTTCGGGCAGTTTTCTATTTTTGGGCAGAGGTAAATTCATGCCCTTTTCCAgatatttttactaaaattatttcaaatctCTTGGAGAATTCATGAAATTTTACTTTGTTTAtgaagatttgagtttgaaTTTCAAGTTTTAAACTTTGGAGACCTTTAGAAACCGATTTTCCTCTTCTCCAAGTCTTGGTTGGTGTGTTTTCTGCGTACTTCAAGAGGTAACTTCAATCCTTGCTTTTCTtatgttttttgaaggttttaaaccAGTATTACAAGATGTCAGGGCATGCATGATTGATTATTCTAAAGTTTTAAAAGTTTgagttagttttgatgatggaTGATTTTCTCTTGGGATTTTGTTGATGCATATTGAGTTTAGAACAATTTTTGAAGTCTCTTATGCGTGTTATGTGTGTATAGTAGTCTTTAGGCTGTTGGATGTAAGTTTGGGTTTATTTCTTGGCTGTGAGCATAGG includes:
- the LOC110621251 gene encoding C2 and GRAM domain-containing protein At1g03370 isoform X5 is translated as MRLLIRVMEARNLPATDSNGLSDTYVKVQLGKQKFKTKVVKKNLNPNWGEEFSLRVEDMNEEVLISVLDEDKYFNDDFVGQLKVPVSLIFDADNKSLGTAWYALQPKNKKSKIKDCGEILLGICFSQNNLFVDLNNNGDQASQLMKNADVITGVPSRPCGGLSSSSSSGRFEELAPPKEEKSCSQKKFAVRIVQMFNKNSDTASFASNRGLDNTGLPETAEPEACDDESDDPSSPGDFVEVMREMESKDTGNEIPSNLPGGVLVDQFYIIAPQDLNSLLFSPDSSFPRSLADLQGNTEQEFGPWRFESDGETLKRVVTYIKAATKLIKAVKATEEQTYVKADGKVFAVLLSVSTPDVMYGSTFKTELLYCITPGPEMPLGEQTSHLVISWRMNFLQSTMMKGMIESGARQGLKDSFEQFASTLSQNVKPVDVKDIGSTKEQVLASLEAEPQSDWKLAVQYFANFTVVSTFFIGLYALVHIWRCPLSPIQGLEFVGLDLPDSIGELIVCGVLVLQCERVLQLLSRFMQARVQKGSDHGVKAQGEGWLLTVALLEGSNLAAVSSSGFCDPYVVFTCNGQTRTSSIRFQKSDPLWNEIFEFDAMDEPPSVLDVEVYDFDGPYDDITSLGHTEINFVKSNVSDLSDVWIPLRGKLAQACQSKLHLRIFLNNTRGNNVVQEYLNKMEKEVGKKITLRSPQTNSAFQKLFGLPSEEFLINDFTCQLKRKMLLQGRLFLSARIIGFHANLFRQKTKFFFLWEDIEDIQVYSPTLSSIGSPTIVITLRLGRGMDARHGAKTQDEDGRLKFHFQSFVSFNVAHRTIMALWKARALTPEQTAEIVEEESEAKILQTEESLFGLEDVNLSEVYSSGVSVP
- the LOC110621251 gene encoding C2 and GRAM domain-containing protein At1g03370 isoform X1, with product MRLLIRVMEARNLPATDSNGLSDTYVKVQLGKQKFKTKVVKKNLNPNWGEEFSLRVEDMNEEVLISVLDEDKYFNDDFVGQLKVPVSLIFDADNKSLGTAWYALQPKNKKSKIKDCGEILLGICFSQNNLFVDLNNNGDQASQLMKNADVITGVPSRPCGGLSSSSSSGRFEELAPPKEEKSCSQKKFAVRIVQMFNKNSDTASFASNRGLDNTGLPETAEPEACDDESDDPSSPGDFVEVMREMESKDTGNEIPSNLPGGVLVDQFYIIAPQDLNSLLFSPDSSFPRSLADLQGNTEQEFGPWRFESDGETLKRVVTYIKAATKLIKAVKATEEQTYVKADGKVFAVLLSVSTPDVMYGSTFKTELLYCITPGPEMPLGEQTSHLVISWRMNFLQSTMMKGMIESGARQGLKDSFEQFASTLSQNVKPVDVKDIGSTKEQVLASLEAEPQSDWKLAVQYFANFTVVSTFFIGLYALVHIWRCPLSPIQGLEFVGLDLPDSIGELIVCGVLVLQCERVLQLLSRFMQARVQKGSDHGVKAQGEGWLLTVALLEGSNLAAVSSSGFCDPYVVFTCNGQTRTSSIRFQKSDPLWNEIFEFDAMDEPPSVLDVEVYDFDGPYDDITSLGHTEINFVKSNVSDLSDVWIPLRGKLAQACQSKLHLRIFLNNTRGNNVVQEYLNKMEKEVGKKITLRSPQTNSAFQKLFGLPSEEFLINDFTCQLKRKMLLQGRLFLSARIIGFHANLFRQKTKFFFLWEDIEDIQVYSPTLSSIGSPTIVITLRLGRGMDARHGAKTQDEDGRLKFHFQSFVSFNVAHRTIMALWKARALTPEQTAEIVEEESEAKILQTEESLFGLEDVNLSEVYSSGVSVPTNFLMELFNGGELERKAMEKAGCLNYSYTPWELEKDDVYERQIYYRFDQQISRYRGEATSTQQKYPLSDSKGWLVEEVMTLHGVPLGDNFNQLQLRYQVEDVPSKPRGCHVHVFIGIAWQKRTKHQKRITKNIISNLEDRLKMVFSVVEREFLNR
- the LOC110621251 gene encoding C2 and GRAM domain-containing protein At1g03370 isoform X3, translated to MRLLIRVMEARNLPATDSNGLSDTYVKVQLGKQKFKTKVVKKNLNPNWGEEFSLRVEDMNEEVLISVLDEDKYFNDDFVGQLKVPVSLIFDADNKSLGTAWYALQPKNKKSKIKDCGEILLGICFSQNNLFVDLNNNGDQASQLMKNADVITGVPSRPCGGLSSSSSSGRFEELAPPKEEKSCSQKKFAVRIVQMFNKNSDTASFASNRGLDNTGLPETAEPEACDDESDDPSSPGDFVEVMREMESKDTGNEIPSNLPGGVLVDQFYIIAPQDLNSLLFSPDSSFPRSLADLQGNTEQEFGPWRFESDGETLKRVVTYIKAATKLIKAVKATEEQTYVKADGKVFAVLLSVSTPDVMYGSTFKTELLYCITPGPEMPLGEQTSHLVISWRMNFLQSTMMKGMIESGARQGLKDSFEQFASTLSQNVKPVDVKDIGSTKEQVLASLEAEPQSDWKLAVQYFANFTVVSTFFIGLYALVHIWRCPLSPIQGLEFVGLDLPDSIGELIVCGVLVLQCERVLQLLSRFMQARVQKGSDHGVKAQGEGWLLTVALLEGSNLAAVSSSGFCDPYVVFTCNGQTRTSSIRFQKSDPLWNEIFEFDAMDEPPSVLDVEVYDFDGPYDDITSLGHTEINFVKSNVSDLSDVWIPLRGKLAQACQSKLHLRIFLNNTRGNNVVQEYLNKMEKEVGKKITLRSPQTNSAFQKLFGLPSEEFLINDFTCQLKRKMLLQGRLFLSARIIGFHANLFRQKTKFFFLWEDIEDIQVYSPTLSSIGSPTIVITLRLGRGMDARHGAKTQDEDGRLKFHFQSFVSFNVAHRTIMALWKARALTPEQTAEIVEEESEAKILQTEESLFGLEDVNLSEVYSSGVSVPQLQLRYQVEDVPSKPRGCHVHVFIGIAWQKRTKHQKRITKNIISNLEDRLKMVFSVVEREFLNR
- the LOC110621251 gene encoding C2 and GRAM domain-containing protein At1g03370 isoform X4, with product MRLLIRVMEARNLPATDSNGLSDTYVKVQLGKQKFKTKVVKKNLNPNWGEEFSLRVEDMNEEVLISVLDEDKYFNDDFVGQLKVPVSLIFDADNKSLGTAWYALQPKNKKSKIKDCGEILLGICFSQNNLFVDLNNNGDQASQLMKNADVITGVPSRPCGGLSSSSSSGRFEELAPPKEEKSCSQKKFAVRIVQMFNKNSDTASFASNRGLDNTGLPETAEPEACDDESDDPSSPGDFVEVMREMESKDTGNEIPSNLPGGVLVDQFYIIAPQDLNSLLFSPDSSFPRSLADLQGNTEQEFGPWRFESDGETLKRVVTYIKAATKLIKAVKATEEQTYVKADGKVFAVLLSVSTPDVMYGSTFKTELLYCITPGPEMPLGEQTSHLVISWRMNFLQSTMMKGMIESGARQGLKDSFEQFASTLSQNVKPVDVKDIGSTKEQVLASLEAEPQSDWKLAVQYFANFTVVSTFFIGLYALVHIWRCPLSPIQGLEFVGLDLPDSIGELIVCGVLVLQCERVLQLLSRFMQARVQKGSDHGVKAQGEGWLLTVALLEGSNLAAVSSSGFCDPYVVFTCNGQTRTSSIRFQKSDPLWNEIFEFDAMDEPPSVLDVEVYDFDGPYDDITSLGHTEINFVKSNVSDLSDVWIPLRGKLAQACQSKLHLRIFLNNTRGNNVVQEYLNKMEKEVGKKITLRSPQTNSAFQKLFGLPSEEFLINDFTCQLKRKMLLQGRLFLSARIIGFHANLFRQKTKFFFLWEDIEDIQVYSPTLSSIGSPTIVITLRLGRGMDARHGAKTQDEDGRLKFHFQSFVSFNVAHRTIMALWKARALTPEQTAEIVEEESEAKILQTEESLFGLEDVNLSEVYSSGVSVPIYLFLFDSNYCALDQFLNGAVQWG
- the LOC110621251 gene encoding C2 and GRAM domain-containing protein At1g03370 isoform X2: MRLLIRVMEARNLPATDSNGLSDTYVKVQLGKQKFKTKVVKKNLNPNWGEEFSLRVEDMNEEVLISVLDEDKYFNDDFVGQLKVPVSLIFDADNKSLGTAWYALQPKNKKSKIKDCGEILLGICFSQNNLFVDLNNNGDQASQLMKNADVITGVPSRPCGGLSSSSSSGRFEELAPPKEEKSCSQKKFAVRIVQMFNKNSDTASFASNRGLDNTGLPETAEPEACDDESDDPSSPGDFVEVMREMESKDTGNEIPSNLPGGVLVDQFYIIAPQDLNSLLFSPDSSFPRSLADLQGNTEQEFGPWRFESDGETLKRVVTYIKAATKLIKAVKATEEQTYVKADGKVFAVLLSVSTPDVMYGSTFKTELLYCITPGPEMPLGEQTSHLVISWRMNFLQSTMMKGMIESGARQGLKDSFEQFASTLSQNVKPVDVKDIGSTKEQVLASLEAEPQSDWKLAVQYFANFTVVSTFFIGLYALVHIWRCPLSPIQGLEFVGLDLPDSIGELIVCGVLVLQCERVLQLLSRFMQARVQKGSDHGVKAQGEGWLLTVALLEGSNLAAVSSSGFCDPYVVFTCNGQTRTSSIRFQKSDPLWNEIFEFDAMDEPPSVLDVEVYDFDGPYDDITSLGHTEINFVKSNVSDLSDVWIPLRGKLAQACQSKLHLRIFLNNTRGNNVVQEYLNKMEKEVGKKITLRSPQTNSAFQKLFGLPSEEFLINDFTCQLKRKMLLQGRLFLSARIIGFHANLFRQKTKFFFLWEDIEDIQVYSPTLSSIGSPTIVITLRLGRGMDARHGAKTQDEDGRLKFHFQSFVSFNVAHRTIMALWKARALTPEQTAEIVEEESEAKILQTEESLFGLEDVNLSEVYSSGVSVPTNFLMELFNGGELERKAMEKAGCLNYSYTPWELEKDDVYERQIYYRFDQQISRYRGEATSTQQKYPLSDSKGWLVEEVMTLHGVPLGDNFNLQLRYQVEDVPSKPRGCHVHVFIGIAWQKRTKHQKRITKNIISNLEDRLKMVFSVVEREFLNR